A genomic window from Sphingobacterium spiritivorum includes:
- a CDS encoding GMC oxidoreductase — protein MANNVYDAIVIGSGITGGWAAKELTEKGLKTIMLERGRNIEHVKDYPSPNKDPWDFAHRGKLPLDVAKNYLPFGVKNQWINETNVDFWTNETESPYKEIKPFNWFRGYQVGGRSLIWGRQSYRLSDLDFEANAKDGHGIDWPVRYKDIAPWYSYVEKFAGISGNKDGLAVLPDGEFMPPMEMNFVEKDLAERLKQKYNSKRHFIIGRVANITVPHHGRVNCQYQNKCWQGCNFGAYFSTQSSTLPAAVKTGNLTLRPFSIVKNIIYDKDTKKAKGVEILDAETNKTYEYFAKIVFVCASALNSTWVLMNSATDIWEGGLGSSSGELGHNLMDHMLNSGAGGRVEGFEDKYIFGRRANGLYVPRFANIEGDTKKRDYIRGFGYQGGASRSRWSGDVDDMSVGGAWKDAIAEPGSWYIGFTAFGEILPYHENKISLDKTLKDKWGLPVLAMDAEIKENEKKIRQDAGEEMKHMLESIGVKDVSTYDSGFSMGQGIHEMGTARMGHDPSTSVLNKHNQVWDAKNVFVTDGAFMTSASCVNPSLTYMAFTARAVDFAVSELKKGNL, from the coding sequence ATGGCAAATAATGTGTATGATGCTATTGTCATCGGATCAGGGATCACGGGTGGCTGGGCAGCAAAAGAACTGACAGAGAAAGGGTTGAAAACCATAATGTTAGAGCGGGGCCGTAATATCGAGCATGTCAAGGATTATCCGTCACCGAATAAAGATCCCTGGGATTTTGCACATAGAGGTAAATTGCCTCTGGATGTCGCCAAAAATTACCTGCCCTTTGGAGTTAAAAATCAATGGATAAATGAGACAAATGTTGATTTCTGGACTAACGAAACAGAAAGTCCTTATAAAGAAATTAAGCCCTTTAACTGGTTCAGAGGATATCAGGTAGGGGGACGTTCATTAATTTGGGGACGACAAAGTTATCGTCTTTCAGATCTGGATTTTGAAGCGAATGCTAAAGACGGACATGGTATAGATTGGCCTGTCCGTTATAAAGATATAGCTCCCTGGTACAGTTATGTAGAAAAGTTTGCTGGTATTTCAGGTAATAAGGACGGCCTGGCTGTATTACCGGATGGAGAATTTATGCCGCCTATGGAGATGAACTTTGTCGAAAAGGATTTGGCTGAACGGTTAAAGCAAAAATACAACAGCAAAAGACATTTTATAATAGGCCGAGTCGCCAATATTACGGTTCCGCATCATGGCCGGGTGAATTGTCAATATCAGAACAAGTGTTGGCAAGGATGCAATTTTGGGGCTTATTTCAGCACGCAGTCTTCTACTTTACCTGCAGCAGTGAAGACCGGAAATCTGACACTGAGACCTTTCTCAATTGTGAAAAATATCATTTACGATAAGGATACAAAAAAAGCCAAAGGCGTAGAGATACTGGATGCTGAGACAAATAAGACTTATGAATATTTTGCAAAGATTGTTTTTGTATGTGCTTCAGCACTCAATTCCACCTGGGTATTGATGAATTCGGCTACGGACATTTGGGAGGGAGGATTAGGTAGCAGTAGCGGAGAGCTGGGACATAATCTAATGGATCATATGTTAAACAGCGGAGCCGGAGGACGTGTAGAAGGCTTTGAAGATAAATATATCTTTGGTCGTAGGGCTAATGGCTTATATGTGCCGAGGTTTGCAAATATAGAGGGCGATACCAAAAAGCGGGATTACATTCGCGGATTTGGTTATCAGGGAGGAGCTTCCCGTAGTCGCTGGTCCGGAGATGTGGATGATATGAGTGTCGGGGGAGCCTGGAAAGATGCGATAGCAGAACCCGGATCGTGGTACATAGGATTTACTGCATTTGGAGAAATCCTTCCTTATCATGAGAATAAAATCTCACTGGATAAAACTCTAAAAGATAAATGGGGGCTTCCGGTATTGGCTATGGATGCAGAAATCAAAGAAAATGAGAAAAAAATACGTCAGGATGCTGGTGAAGAAATGAAGCATATGCTGGAGTCTATTGGTGTAAAGGATGTTTCAACTTATGATAGTGGATTTAGTATGGGACAAGGTATACATGAAATGGGGACTGCAAGAATGGGACACGATCCAAGTACATCTGTACTCAATAAGCATAATCAGGTCTGGGATGCTAAGAACGTATTTGTGACAGATGGGGCTTTTATGACTTCGGCTTCCTGTGTCAATCCATCGCTAACATACATGGCTTTTACAGCCCGGGCGGTAGATTTTGCAGTGAGTGAACTAAAAAAGGGGAATCTTTAA
- a CDS encoding response regulator, producing the protein MPGKFIRSLQIGFGVSLVILLASSTASYLSIKEQLNNRKKVDHTRQVISGVNKILVDLQNAETGQRGFQLTGKESFLEPYIKSTESLPEALKTVRELTLDNPIQTRRSDSLESLVNSRISILKNLVDIKRKGGDITIAQLEDGKRYMDSCRNIIAGFTDEEEMLLNKRSLALDASSQYTSFFIIIAAVASLIITSVFYKKIREDYYKREQLQSSLKKKDEEISRRLNVIQKIANNIAHGDYTIRIDDTEEDDLGSLAGSLNDMTDALKSSFDKLNNNDWRQTGLARLNEILVGNKTQEVLAEDSLSHLTNYGDCVNGAFYLLENDLIRLQSAYALEDRMTKTLEIGEGMVGQVLKDGKEKLIEGIQAEDYVVSFSSGKLKVSHILLLPVILNGICIGVIELGSAHKFDALKIGFFKEASSTIALALAAAKSRKQVQTLLEETQAQAEELQAQHSELENLNTELEAQTQKLQASEEELRVQQEELLQSNQELEERSKLLEEKNHLIAERNLEIQEKAEELALSTKYKSEFLANMSHELRTPLNSILLLSRLMSENTEENLNEDQIESAKVIQSSGTSLLSLIDEILDLSKIEAGKMELEYQHVRLSDVTQELNSLFAPIVKEKSLDLNIVVQPDLDSTIETDRLRLDQVLRNLLSNAIKFTSKGSITLTITEEQSNRNNIVFAVKDTGIGIAEEKQKIIFEAFQQADGSTRRKFGGTGLGLSISREIARLLGGEIRLQSKENEGSIFSLIIPKSKQTTVISPATDELIAIISSDVEEVNALVAEEASSYVVLDIPAEVEDDRNNITQQDKVILIVEDDTNFAKALLKYTRQQNYKGIVVVRGDIAAEFAEKYKPLAILLDIQLPVKDGWQVMDELKNNPVTRPIPVHMMSSLKMKKESLLKGAIDFINKPIAMEQIGGMFKKIEEALTRYPKKVLIVEENPKHATALSYFLSNFNIASEIKSNVKDSVEALTSDAVNCVILDMGIPDKTGYETLEAIKKNEGLENLPIIIFTGKNLSKAEETKIKQYADSIVIKTAHSYQRILDEVGLFLHLVEEKNADQRQKKTNKLGSLNEVLSNKKVLIADDDVRNIFSLSKALEKYQMKVISAIDGKEAIQQLKNNPDISIVLMDMMMPEMDGYETIRLIRQSPQYAKLPIMAVTAKAMTGDREKCIIAGASDYISKPVDTDQLLSLLRVWLYEN; encoded by the coding sequence ATGCCTGGCAAATTTATACGCAGCCTTCAGATAGGCTTTGGAGTTTCATTAGTGATATTGTTGGCGAGTTCCACCGCTTCCTATCTCAGTATAAAGGAACAACTCAATAACAGAAAAAAAGTTGATCACACTCGCCAGGTGATCAGTGGAGTAAATAAAATTCTTGTCGATCTGCAAAATGCGGAAACAGGACAGCGCGGATTTCAGCTTACAGGCAAAGAGAGTTTTCTGGAACCATATATCAAGAGTACCGAATCTTTACCGGAGGCCTTAAAAACTGTCCGCGAACTCACATTGGACAATCCGATTCAAACCCGCCGTTCGGACAGCCTCGAATCCTTAGTCAATTCCAGAATCAGTATTCTCAAAAATCTGGTAGATATCAAAAGAAAAGGTGGAGATATTACAATCGCGCAGTTAGAGGATGGTAAACGTTACATGGATAGCTGCCGGAATATTATTGCCGGTTTTACCGATGAAGAAGAGATGCTCTTAAATAAAAGATCGTTAGCTCTAGATGCATCTTCTCAATACACTTCATTTTTTATTATTATAGCAGCTGTAGCTTCTCTGATTATCACTTCAGTATTCTACAAGAAAATAAGAGAAGATTATTATAAGAGAGAACAGTTACAGTCCTCTTTAAAGAAAAAAGATGAAGAGATAAGCCGTAGATTAAATGTTATTCAAAAAATTGCGAATAATATTGCTCATGGAGATTATACCATACGAATTGATGATACGGAAGAGGATGATCTCGGAAGTCTGGCAGGATCCCTGAACGATATGACAGACGCTTTAAAGTCTTCTTTTGATAAACTGAATAACAACGACTGGCGTCAGACAGGATTAGCGCGATTGAATGAAATACTTGTAGGTAACAAAACGCAGGAAGTATTGGCCGAAGATTCTCTTTCGCATCTGACTAATTACGGAGACTGTGTTAACGGAGCATTTTATCTTCTGGAGAATGATCTTATCAGACTGCAAAGTGCCTATGCACTGGAAGACAGAATGACAAAAACACTGGAAATCGGTGAAGGGATGGTAGGACAGGTGTTGAAAGATGGTAAGGAAAAGCTGATTGAAGGTATTCAGGCCGAAGATTATGTTGTCAGTTTCTCAAGCGGTAAACTGAAGGTCAGTCATATTTTGCTGCTACCGGTTATTCTTAACGGTATATGCATAGGTGTTATCGAATTGGGATCTGCACATAAATTTGATGCGTTAAAGATTGGCTTTTTCAAGGAGGCTTCTTCCACTATAGCGCTTGCACTTGCTGCAGCCAAAAGCAGAAAACAAGTACAGACTCTCCTGGAGGAAACACAGGCACAGGCCGAAGAATTGCAGGCGCAACATTCTGAACTGGAAAACCTGAATACTGAACTGGAGGCGCAAACACAAAAACTGCAGGCTTCAGAAGAGGAACTGAGAGTGCAGCAGGAAGAACTTTTACAATCCAATCAGGAACTGGAAGAGCGTTCCAAACTATTGGAAGAAAAAAATCATCTTATTGCAGAGCGTAATTTGGAAATTCAGGAAAAAGCTGAAGAACTCGCATTGAGTACAAAATACAAGTCTGAGTTTCTGGCTAATATGTCTCATGAGTTAAGAACTCCTTTAAATTCAATTTTGCTGCTGTCAAGACTGATGTCTGAGAACACAGAAGAGAATCTGAATGAAGACCAGATCGAATCAGCAAAGGTTATACAAAGTTCGGGTACGAGTTTACTGAGCCTTATTGATGAGATATTGGATTTGTCGAAGATCGAAGCCGGCAAGATGGAACTGGAGTATCAGCATGTCAGACTATCGGATGTAACACAAGAACTCAACAGCCTGTTTGCTCCTATAGTAAAGGAAAAATCCCTTGATCTGAATATTGTTGTTCAACCGGATCTGGATTCTACAATTGAAACCGATAGGCTGCGACTGGATCAGGTACTGCGGAATCTGCTTTCAAATGCGATAAAGTTTACGTCCAAAGGAAGTATTACACTGACCATAACGGAGGAACAAAGCAATAGGAATAATATTGTATTTGCTGTTAAGGATACCGGAATAGGTATTGCCGAAGAAAAGCAAAAAATTATCTTTGAAGCTTTTCAGCAGGCCGATGGTTCTACCCGAAGAAAATTTGGAGGTACCGGGCTCGGATTGTCTATCAGTCGTGAAATAGCCCGTCTTCTTGGAGGAGAGATCCGATTGCAGAGTAAAGAAAATGAGGGCAGTATATTCAGCCTGATTATTCCCAAATCAAAACAGACCACTGTTATCAGTCCTGCAACGGACGAGTTGATAGCTATTATATCTTCTGATGTGGAGGAGGTCAATGCGCTGGTAGCGGAGGAAGCCAGTTCGTATGTTGTTCTGGATATACCTGCAGAAGTAGAGGATGACCGGAATAATATTACGCAGCAGGACAAAGTAATCCTGATTGTGGAGGATGATACCAACTTTGCTAAAGCCCTGTTGAAATATACACGACAACAAAATTATAAAGGTATAGTCGTTGTAAGAGGAGATATCGCAGCCGAATTTGCTGAAAAGTATAAGCCTCTAGCTATCCTGCTGGATATTCAGCTTCCTGTAAAAGATGGATGGCAGGTCATGGACGAATTGAAAAATAATCCGGTAACACGGCCTATTCCAGTACATATGATGTCCTCTCTGAAAATGAAAAAGGAGAGTTTACTTAAGGGTGCAATAGATTTTATCAACAAACCGATTGCAATGGAGCAGATCGGAGGAATGTTTAAAAAAATTGAAGAGGCGTTGACACGCTATCCTAAAAAAGTACTGATCGTAGAAGAAAACCCTAAGCATGCAACTGCTTTGTCTTATTTCCTGAGCAACTTCAATATAGCTTCAGAGATCAAAAGCAATGTGAAAGACAGCGTGGAAGCATTGACTTCTGATGCGGTGAATTGTGTGATTCTGGATATGGGTATTCCGGATAAGACAGGCTATGAGACCCTGGAAGCGATCAAGAAAAATGAGGGATTGGAAAATTTACCTATCATTATTTTCACGGGTAAAAATTTGTCCAAAGCTGAAGAAACCAAGATCAAGCAATATGCAGACTCTATTGTGATTAAGACTGCGCATTCTTATCAGCGTATCCTGGATGAGGTCGGATTATTCCTGCATCTGGTCGAAGAAAAGAATGCAGATCAGAGACAAAAGAAAACCAATAAATTAGGGTCTTTAAATGAAGTACTGAGTAATAAAAAGGTATTGATTGCTGATGATGATGTCCGTAATATCTTTTCGCTCAGTAAAGCCTTAGAGAAGTACCAGATGAAAGTAATCTCTGCAATAGATGGAAAAGAAGCTATTCAGCAGTTAAAAAATAACCCTGATATTTCTATTGTCCTCATGGATATGATGATGCCTGAAATGGACGGATATGAAACAATCAGGCTGATAAGACAGTCACCACAGTATGCAAAGCTGCCTATTATGGCAGTGACCGCCAAAGCAATGACTGGTGACCGCGAAAAATGTATTATTGCAGGTGCATCGGATTATATATCAAAACCAGTGGATACAGATCAGTTGCTCTCTTTGCTAAGGGTATGGTTATATGAAAATTAA
- a CDS encoding sugar phosphate isomerase/epimerase family protein, which translates to MITIKGPAIFLAQFIGDEPPFNTLEAICQWASDLGYKGIQLPTLDARFIDLERAATDKNYAQELKATVQSYGLEITELSTHLQGQLVAVNPAFDDLFDAFAPKDLHGNPKARQQWAIQQLKYAVRASHNLGLKALATFSGALLWPFVYPWPQRPENLIETGFAELARLWLPILDEGERYDVDLCYELHPGEDLHDGVTFDMFLQKVNYHNRANILYDPSHFVLQCLDYLQFIDIYHDRIKMFHVKDAEFTPSGRQGVYGGYQNWQFRAGRFRSVGDGQVDFKAVFTKLTQYNFQGWAVLEWECAFKHPEDGAREGALFIKDYIIRVTDKAFDNFASVETNNDLNRKLLGL; encoded by the coding sequence ATGATAACGATTAAAGGCCCTGCAATTTTCCTTGCCCAATTTATCGGTGATGAGCCCCCATTTAATACATTAGAAGCTATCTGCCAATGGGCATCAGATTTGGGATACAAAGGTATACAGCTTCCTACCTTAGACGCTCGTTTTATTGACCTCGAAAGGGCTGCTACTGATAAAAATTATGCACAGGAGCTGAAAGCGACAGTGCAATCCTATGGATTAGAGATTACAGAGTTGTCAACACATCTTCAGGGTCAGTTGGTCGCAGTCAACCCCGCTTTCGATGATCTGTTTGATGCTTTTGCTCCAAAAGATCTGCACGGCAATCCAAAGGCACGGCAACAGTGGGCTATACAACAACTTAAATATGCTGTCAGAGCCTCCCATAATCTTGGGCTTAAGGCATTAGCGACATTCAGCGGAGCCCTGTTGTGGCCATTTGTCTATCCATGGCCGCAGCGTCCTGAAAATCTGATTGAGACTGGATTTGCTGAGCTTGCCAGACTATGGTTGCCCATCCTCGATGAAGGTGAGCGGTACGACGTGGATCTTTGTTACGAACTACATCCGGGAGAAGATCTCCATGATGGTGTCACTTTTGATATGTTCCTTCAAAAAGTAAACTATCACAATCGCGCAAATATTCTATATGATCCATCCCATTTTGTTCTTCAGTGTCTGGACTATCTGCAATTCATTGATATCTATCACGATCGAATCAAAATGTTTCATGTCAAAGATGCTGAGTTTACACCTTCCGGGCGCCAGGGTGTATACGGCGGATATCAAAACTGGCAATTCAGAGCAGGAAGATTCAGATCTGTAGGTGACGGACAAGTCGATTTTAAAGCTGTTTTTACCAAGCTTACACAATATAATTTTCAGGGTTGGGCAGTTTTGGAATGGGAATGTGCATTTAAACATCCTGAAGACGGAGCAAGAGAAGGAGCCCTTTTTATAAAAGACTATATTATCCGGGTCACCGACAAAGCATTTGATAATTTCGCTTCAGTAGAAACCAACAATGACCTTAACAGAAAGCTACTAGGATTATAA
- a CDS encoding ATP-binding response regulator yields the protein MILIVDDKSENIYSLKRLLESKDFLVDTALSGEEALKKVLKNNYALIILDVQMPGIDGFEVAETLSGFNKTKEIPIIFLSAVNTDKKFITKGYESGGIDYVTKPVDPDILLLKVKTFYRLYEQTLALNETQQALISEIETRKKAETKLKERVDHLHSTLESLPQIAFTANAEGQIEFVNEKWFKYSISAETFPKTHPDDKNIRDEWLLAMGSGNALELEVRIKEIDADIFRFHLLRIIPIREQEVIVKWVGTFTDIDDQKQIEKKKDEFLSIASHELKTPLTSIKAYIQLLERTLNAEHSSSTSKYLNTVQNQVSKLNSLIADLLDISKIDNGKLKMNKKLFNFENLLSNVVDTIYHTHENSNIRIEREGDAIDQPVLGDEIRIEQVLINYLTNAIKYSPDSKRVIIKTEQENTQIKVDVTDFGIGIPEHKQKNIFNKFYRVEESSLKFQGLGIGLYICSEIIRQHNGTFGIQSQTGQGSTFYFTIPLN from the coding sequence ATGATTCTAATTGTTGATGACAAATCAGAAAATATATATTCTTTAAAACGATTATTAGAATCTAAGGATTTTTTAGTAGATACAGCACTATCCGGAGAAGAAGCTCTAAAAAAAGTATTAAAAAATAACTACGCCCTTATTATTCTGGATGTTCAAATGCCAGGAATTGATGGTTTTGAAGTAGCAGAAACGCTTTCAGGCTTCAACAAAACAAAGGAAATTCCCATAATATTTCTTTCTGCGGTCAATACCGATAAAAAATTTATCACAAAGGGCTATGAATCAGGAGGTATAGACTATGTAACTAAACCTGTAGATCCTGATATTCTGCTATTAAAAGTCAAAACATTCTATCGCTTATATGAGCAGACACTAGCCCTCAATGAAACGCAACAGGCTCTTATCTCTGAAATCGAAACCAGAAAAAAGGCCGAAACGAAACTGAAAGAGCGGGTGGATCATTTACACTCTACATTAGAGTCGTTGCCTCAGATCGCTTTTACAGCTAATGCAGAAGGTCAGATCGAATTTGTGAATGAAAAATGGTTTAAGTATTCCATTTCAGCAGAGACTTTCCCGAAAACCCATCCCGATGACAAAAATATCCGGGATGAATGGCTGTTGGCTATGGGCAGTGGCAATGCTCTGGAACTAGAAGTAAGGATTAAGGAGATTGATGCGGATATATTCAGATTTCATTTGTTACGGATCATACCAATCAGAGAACAGGAGGTAATTGTTAAATGGGTAGGTACTTTCACGGATATAGATGATCAGAAACAAATAGAGAAAAAGAAGGATGAATTTCTGAGTATCGCCAGCCATGAACTGAAGACACCTCTGACAAGTATCAAGGCTTATATACAGTTGTTAGAAAGAACGCTGAATGCCGAACATAGCAGCTCTACAAGTAAATACCTGAATACGGTACAGAATCAGGTCTCTAAATTGAATAGTCTGATAGCAGATTTACTGGATATATCTAAAATAGATAACGGTAAGCTCAAGATGAATAAGAAACTATTCAACTTTGAAAATTTGCTAAGCAATGTCGTGGATACTATATATCACACACACGAAAACAGCAATATCAGGATCGAACGGGAAGGCGATGCGATCGATCAGCCTGTACTTGGAGACGAAATAAGAATCGAACAGGTACTGATTAATTACCTGACAAATGCTATTAAGTACTCACCTGATTCCAAAAGAGTCATTATCAAAACAGAACAGGAAAATACACAAATAAAAGTCGATGTTACCGATTTCGGAATAGGTATTCCTGAGCACAAGCAAAAAAATATTTTCAATAAATTCTATCGTGTGGAAGAATCCTCGCTGAAGTTTCAGGGACTTGGAATAGGCCTTTACATCTGTTCGGAAATTATCCGGCAGCATAACGGAACGTTTGGTATACAGAGTCAGACCGGACAGGGATCAACATTTTATTTTACTATACCTTTAAACTAG
- a CDS encoding gluconate 2-dehydrogenase subunit 3 family protein, protein MNRRDAIERVALLMGGTIVGANLFLEGCKRPASPDIKQLFEAESVDFIGDLAEAILPRTKTPGAKEAGVGEVIPVIVRDCYTNDEQKIFLEGLAMIDSRAKKELGHEFQKLEKKDQTLFVNKLDKESKEYEGKRKEKDPPHFFTLFKQLTLLTFFSSKLGATEVLRYVKIPGKFDGDYPYKKGDRAWAT, encoded by the coding sequence ATGAATAGAAGAGACGCAATAGAACGAGTGGCTTTACTGATGGGAGGCACTATTGTCGGGGCAAACCTTTTTCTGGAAGGTTGCAAAAGACCGGCATCACCGGATATTAAACAGCTTTTTGAAGCCGAATCAGTTGATTTTATCGGAGATCTGGCAGAAGCTATTCTGCCAAGAACAAAAACTCCCGGAGCCAAAGAAGCCGGCGTAGGAGAGGTGATCCCGGTAATAGTAAGAGATTGTTATACTAATGATGAACAAAAGATTTTTCTGGAAGGTCTTGCCATGATTGATTCCAGAGCTAAGAAAGAGCTGGGGCATGAGTTTCAGAAGCTGGAGAAAAAAGACCAGACCTTATTTGTCAATAAGCTGGATAAGGAATCGAAAGAATATGAGGGCAAAAGAAAAGAGAAAGATCCTCCTCATTTTTTTACCCTGTTTAAACAACTGACTTTGCTTACATTTTTTAGTTCGAAGTTAGGGGCTACAGAAGTTCTTCGTTATGTGAAAATTCCGGGAAAATTTGACGGTGACTATCCCTATAAGAAAGGTGATCGGGCATGGGCCACCTAA
- a CDS encoding Gfo/Idh/MocA family protein yields the protein MNSTKIRMGMIGGGKNAFIGAVHRMAAGMDGHIEFCCGALSSDPDIARESGELLHLPQDRIYTSYQEMIVRESQLPADKRIHFVSIVTPNFAHFDPAMMALDHGFHVVLEKPMTLTLEEAKQLRLKVAEKGLLLCLTHTYSAYPMVKQARQLVKENKLGQIRKIMVEYPQGWLSTLIETDVALAAWRTDPEKSGKSGCMGDIGTHAAHLAEYISGLKIQKICADLQTFVEGRRLEDDGNILLRFDNGASGVLSASQVAAGEENALKIRIYGEKAGLEWNQQEPNTLMLKWLDAPAQIFRTGQSCLYPVAKHNTRLPAGHPEGYIEAFANIYNNFAHTILAAVNGTTASEDDLDFPTAEDGVRGMQFIETVIASAQSDQKWTDF from the coding sequence ATGAATAGTACAAAAATAAGAATGGGTATGATTGGAGGCGGTAAAAATGCCTTTATCGGAGCTGTTCATCGTATGGCTGCCGGCATGGATGGTCATATCGAGTTCTGTTGCGGAGCATTAAGTTCGGATCCGGATATTGCAAGGGAATCCGGAGAACTATTACACCTGCCGCAAGACCGGATCTATACGAGCTATCAGGAAATGATAGTGCGGGAAAGCCAGCTGCCGGCAGACAAACGAATACATTTCGTAAGTATTGTCACCCCGAATTTTGCCCACTTTGATCCGGCTATGATGGCGCTCGATCACGGATTTCATGTTGTTCTTGAAAAACCGATGACACTCACATTGGAGGAAGCTAAGCAACTTCGGTTAAAAGTAGCAGAAAAAGGACTCCTGTTATGTCTTACACATACCTATTCTGCCTATCCAATGGTCAAGCAGGCTCGACAACTTGTTAAAGAGAATAAACTGGGACAGATCCGGAAAATAATGGTGGAATACCCTCAGGGCTGGCTAAGCACATTGATCGAAACGGATGTAGCGCTGGCAGCCTGGCGTACCGACCCCGAAAAAAGCGGAAAAAGCGGTTGTATGGGCGACATAGGAACACACGCCGCGCATCTGGCTGAATATATCTCCGGTTTGAAAATACAAAAGATATGTGCAGACCTGCAAACCTTTGTCGAGGGCAGAAGATTAGAAGATGATGGTAATATATTGCTGCGTTTTGATAACGGAGCCAGCGGTGTACTTTCAGCTTCGCAGGTCGCTGCAGGAGAAGAAAATGCGTTGAAAATCAGGATTTACGGCGAAAAAGCCGGTCTGGAATGGAACCAGCAGGAACCCAATACGCTTATGCTCAAATGGCTCGATGCACCGGCCCAGATTTTCCGGACCGGACAATCCTGCCTGTATCCGGTCGCTAAGCACAACACGCGATTACCGGCAGGTCATCCTGAAGGATATATAGAAGCATTTGCCAATATTTACAACAATTTTGCACATACAATTTTGGCTGCTGTAAATGGAACA